Within the Metasolibacillus fluoroglycofenilyticus genome, the region TTAGCGAAAGGTGGCAATTTAGTAGAACATATTCACTTACCTGTACAATCAGGTTCGAATGAAATTTTGAAAATTATGGCACGCAAATATACACGAGAGCATTTCCTTGATTTAGTACGTAAAATTAAAGAAGCGATGCCAGATGTTGCTTTATCCACAGATATTATTGTTGGCTATCCGAATGAAACGGAGGAGCAGTTCCAAGAGACGCTAGACTTATATCGCGAAGTAGGCTTTGAAATGGCCTACACGTATATTTATTCGCCACGTGAAGGAACACCTGCTGCGAAAATGGTTGACAATGTACCTATGGAAGTAAAAAAACAACGTTTGCAGCGTTTAAATGCAATTGTTGAAGAGTTTTCGAGTGCAGCATTGCAAAAGCTTGAAGGTGAATTTGTTGAGGTGCTTGTAGAAGGTAGCAGTAAAAAACGCGATGATGTGTTAGCTGGTTATACACGTAAAAATAAACTCGTAAACTTTGAAGGTCCTATGGATTTAGTAGGGCAGTTAGTAAAAGTGAAAATTATGGAAGCAAAAAGCTATTCATTACGCGGAGAGTTTGTAGAAATTGTAAAACGACATGAGGTGCATAGTTAATGACAACATATTATACAAAAGATGAAATCGTCGCAAAGGCAAAAGAGATTGCCAATATGATTGCCAATACAGAGGAAGTAGAGTTTTTCAAAAAAGCAGAGGCACAAATCAATGAAAACCAATTTGTGCGAGAAAAAATCGCTTCATTAAAAACATTACAAAAGCAAGCTGTAAATTTCCAACACTTAGGTAAAGAAAAGGCGCTAAATATGATTGAAGGTAAAATTGAGGCCATTGAGCAGGAAATCGACGAAATCCCTGTAGTGCAACAATTTAAGCAGTCACAAATGGATGTAAATGATTTGCTTCAATTAGTTTCCAATGCTATTGCCAATGAGGTAACAAACGAAATTATTGCCTCAACAGGCGGCGATTTACTGCGCGGTGAAACAGGCTCAAAGGTTGAAAATAGCGTGCCGGGTAGCTGCTCATAATAATATAGTATATGTGTAAAGGGATACGAGAAAGGCAGAGGAAAATCTGTTTTTATCGTATCCCTTTGTTTTTATTCATAAATTGTCATCAATAATGCAGGATAGTACATAATTAATTTCAAATGGTTTGTCGAACAGAGTGGAACATGTTATAAATAAGTAAAATGGACTAATGAAATTTGTGGAAGTCTGATACATTTATCTTGATTCAGCGAAAAATGGATGCTCGCTGGGAAGCTTTTCGAGCTCGGAAAAAATCTAATCATAATTATGTAGAGGCATAATTGATTAAACGAAAAGAAGGGTAGCCAATGTATATAAATAACAATAACACAGTTGATAGAGGACAATTGTATTTTGGGTTATGCCAAGTAGCAAAGCAATTTGAATCAGGATTAGTTATTTTAGATGCACAGCAGCAACATCGGATTATATTTGCCAATAATATTTTTGTGAGTATGACTGAATATAGTCATGATGAGCTCATTGGCTCTACATTAACAATACTGAAAGGTCCATTAACAGATGCAAACAGTGAGGCACTTATTTTAGAAAGTCTCCAACTAGGTTTATCGCTGAAATTATCAATATTCCATTATCGCAAGGATCAAACAGCCTTTTGGAATGAATTATCCATTCTCCCTATAAGAGATAATGAAAGTGTTGTACAATTTTACATAGTTGCTACTAGAGATATTACAGATTCTATTAATGTAGAGGCTTTAATTGCTGTTGAGCGTGAGGCTTATTCAGAGCTAGAGCAGGGGGCGAATATTGCAGAGGTTTTTGAGCATCTTTGCCGACATATTTCTACAACATTACAAAAGAAAAGTTATACATGTATATTTTTAATTGAGGATAATCGTTTGAACTTAGTGGCTACAAATACATTGCCGAAAAAAATAAGGAAAATTTTTAATTCGGTCGATCAAATGAATTTAGACTATAGTCATTTTCTGCAAAATATTATGACAGAGCGTTATGTTATTCAAGATTTAACGAAGCAATCAGGTGACTGGGTAAATATATTACGACAAAATGGGGTAGAAGCAATTTGGCATCAGGCAATCAAAACGCCTGAAGGAGAGCTTGCAGGCATATTCTCGTTATCTTTTATCGAGCCTATAAAGTTTCCGCGTCCAAATGAGCTTAAATTTTTAGATAGAGTGGCACCAATTGTTACACTTGCATTGAAATATTTCAATCAAAAAAAGGAAATTTTACAGCTAGCCTATTATGATGAAAAGACAGGATTACCAAATTTTACACTGTTTCAAAACGAGTTGAATCAATTTTATCATGAAGACTACAATGGGGTTATTTGTATCATTGAGCCGGGGGAGTATCAGAGAGTTGTAGATTTATACGGAAGACAAGGGGGCGATGCGCTATTATTGCAACTGGCGCAACGAGCAATGCTAATACCCGCATTTGAAAATGCACTCATTGCCCGATACACGAACTCTTCCGTTATTTTAGCAAGCAAATATGCAATTGATGATGAGCTAGACAAGCTTTTACAGGAAATCATTGTGGAACCTTTTACAATTGAAGGGAAAAGCGTTTATATTACATTGAAAATTGGCACATCCAACTATGGTAAAACTATTTTAAGCACCGAGGCGGTAAAGCACGCGGATACGGCTTTATCTGTTGCTTTAAAAAGTGCAGGTACAACGATGAAAGTGTATGATGAATCTCGCGTGCAAACGCTACAACTTGAAATGGACGTTCTTTCATCTTTTTCATATGCATTAAAAAATCAAGAATTTATGCCTGTACTTCAGCCAAAGATAAATATTCAAACAGGGCAAATTGAAGGCTTTGAAGCATTAGCTCGATGGTTTTCAGAAAGCCTTGGCTTTGTATCGCCTGCAATATTTATTCCTGTTGCAGAAAACACCGGTAATATTCATAAAGTCGACCGCCTAATTTTAAGAAGGATTTTAGCTTGGCAAAAAGCGAGACAAGATGCAGGTAAAAAAATGTATCAAATTGCAGTTAATATATCACCAAGCCATTTTTATGATCCGTATTTTGTAGAAAACATGAAGCAACTTATTACTGAATATGGCGTCGAGCCACGCTACATTAAATTTGAAATTACCGAAAGTGTAGAGCTTGAAAATATGATGCGGGCGAAGAAGATTATTAACGAGCTGAAATCTTTTGGTATTGCGATGTCAATTGATGATTTTGGTGTAGGCTATTCATCTTTAGGCTATTTAAAAGAACTGCCGTTTGATGAAATAAAAATCGATAAAAGCTTTATCGATCATTTATCAGATGAAAGAATGAATGCAGTTGTGCGTACAATCATTCAATTATCAGCAAATTTATATATGAAATCTGTTGCTGAAGGGATTGAAACAGAGGAGCAACATTTAGAGCTACAAAAAATAGGTTGCCAAGTAGGACAAGGCTATTATTACTACAAGCCGATGACTTTAGCAGAGGTAGAGCAACTGCTAGATTCACAGGAAAACTAAGAGAAGAGGTGTCTGAAGGGCGTGCGAATGCATTGCTTTTCAGGCAATTTTTTTGAAAAGACTCATCTTTGAAATTTTGCGAACACTGATTTAAAACGACAATTTCAGTTGTGGCTGCCTATAAGGTCACTGGTTTTGAAGGAGGACCAGTGTAATGCAGGTTAGTAGGGCGTGACGGTTCCACCGAACAGCTCAAAAAAATCTAGACGCAATTATACCTCGGTGTAATTGTTAATGCGTACAAAAAATTACGAATTAAAGCGAAATACTGTTTACAACGTAATAAAAATTGGCTACTATCATGTTAAATAGATATCAAAATTAGATGAAACAGATATCGAAATTAGATAAAGGGGATACTTTATGGAACAGCAAATGCGTGTAGAGAAAGATTTTCTAGGAGAACGTGAATTACCGAGAGATGCGTACTATGGCATCCAAACATTACGTGCAACCGAAAACTTTCCTATTACAGGTTTATCACTACATACTTCGTTAATTCGTGCAATGGGGATTGTCAAAAAAGCAGCAGCTTTAGGTAATATGGAAGTTGAATTATTACCAAAGGAATTAGGTGTAGCCATCGTTGTGGCTGCAGATGAGGTTATCGAAGGAAAATGGGATAAGCAATTTATTGTAGACCCAATTCAAGGTGGAGCCGGAACGTCGATTAATATGAATGCCAACGAAGTAATCGCGAACCGTGCATTGGAGATTTTAGGTAAGGAAAAAGGCGATTATGCAACGATTAGTCCGAACAGCCATGTCAATATGTCACAATCGACAAATGATGCCTTCCCAACAGCCATTCATATCGCAATTTTAAGCTTAATTGAAGAATTACTTGCAACAATGCAGCATATGCAAAATACATTTGAAATGAAGGCTGAGCAATTCGCACATGTCATTAAAATGGGGCGTACACATTTACAAGACGCTGTTCCAATTCGACTTGGACAAGAGTTTGAAGCATATAGCCGTGTGATTAGCCGCGATATTAAACGTATTGCTGCAACACGTGAGCATTTATATGAAGTGAATATGGGAGCAACAGCAGTAGGAACAGGCTTAAATGCTGTGCCTAATTACATTTTAGCCGTAGACCGCCATCTGGCAGAGCTTTCTAGCTTCCCATTAACAGGTGCAACACATTTAGTTGATGCAACACAAAATACAGATGCGTATACAGAAGTATCAAGCGCATTAAAAATTTGTATGGTTAATATGTCGAAAATCTCAAATGATTTACGTTTAATGGCTTCTGGACCACGTGCAGGGCTTGGCGAAATCTTTTTGCCAGCACGTCAGCCAGGCTCTTCGATTATGCCGGGTAAAGTGAATCCAGTTATGCCAGAAGTATTAAATCAAGTAGCTTTCCAAGTCATTGGTAACGACCATACAATTTCAATGGCTTCAGAAGCTGGACAATTAGAATTAAACGTAATGGAGCCAGTATTAGTATTCAATTTAATTCAATCATTAAGCATTATGAATAATGTATTCGAAGCATTCACGGAGCATTGCTTAAAAGATATTAAAGCCAATGAAGAGCGCATGAAAGAATATGTAGAAAAAAGCGTCGGTATTTTAACAGCGGTGAATCCACATATCGGTTATGAAACAGCAGCCCGCCTAGCGAATGAAGCAATTTTAACAGGACGTTCTATTCGCGAGCTATGTATTGAAGCAGGTGTATTAACGGCTGAGCAACTCGACCTTATTTTAGACCCGTATGAAATGACACATCCAGGTATAGCGGGCTCGAGTATTTTGAAACATCGTTAGAGAGAAACTTCAAAATGAACATTTCCCCCCTTCCTAGCACCATTTAGGCGAGTGCCGCATAAACTATGGCGAGCCACATAGGAAGGGGGATTTTTCGTTGAAACGATTACGTCAAATTGTGACAAAGGCTGTTGTAGCGAAGGGAAAGAAGCGTACTGAGAGTGTTGAAACGCTATGTCCGCCAAATGTTCCAACGAGTATTTTAGGATGCTGGGTAATCAATCACCATTACCAAGCGAAAAAGAATGGAAATTTTGTTGAGGTGTCAGGGAAATTTGATATTAATGTATGGTATGCTTACAATCAACATTCGAAAACGGCTGTTTACACAGAAACAATAACATATCGTGACCGCATTAAATTACATTATCGCGATGAAAAGGTGCAGGACACGAATGATGTTCATACACATGTGTTACAGCAACCAAACTGTGTTGAGGCAATTATTGTAAGTGGTGATAAGTTCCAAGTAACAATTGAACGGGAGTTTTTAGTCGAGCTAATTGGTGAAACGACTGTCTGCATCCATGTTCATCCATTAGAGTTTGAGGATGAATGGGAGATTGCAGAATCATCCTCCTCTAGCTCATCCTCCTCAAGTTCATCATCATTGCTAGGAAGCTCAAGCTCCTCACACATCCGTCACATAAAAGAATCATCATCTTTCCAATAAACGAAGTAGGGAGGCTGTTTGAAAAGTAGGCGAATATGCCACTTTTCAAACAGCCATTGTTTGTTTTTTGAAGCATTTAGTTGTGGAAAATCGCAGATAAGTCATGAAAATTTGCAAAAACCATATAAAAACCCCTTCCCTCTATACTCCAACCTCAATAGATAATCGTGCATTTTTCTTCTTAATAAAGGGGTGAGCATGCACAACAGATGTTTTTTTTATATAATAGAAGTAATGACTATAGAAATTGATTAAAAGAGGGTTTTTTACATGACTACATACACGCCGATGATGCAACAATATTTAATGATAAAAGAAGATTATAAGGACGCGTTTTTATTTTTTCGCTTAGGCGATTTTTATGAGCTGTTTTTTGAGGATGCAGAGAAGGCATCACAATTATTGGAAATTACGTTGACGAGCCGTGATGCGGGGAGTAAGGAGCGAATTCCAATGTGTGGTGTGCCCCACCATTCTGCTAAAAACTATATTGAAACACTTGTTTCAAAAGGTTATAAAGTAGCGATTTGCGAACAGACAGAAGACCCCAAAGTAGCTAAAGGTGTCGTGAAGCGAGAGGTTGTCCAGCTTATTACACCGGGGACAATTACAGAGGGAAAAACGATTGATGGTAAAACGAATCATTTTATTGCGGCAGCAGAATATATAACGGAGCAGCAAATTGCTTTTGCGACATTAGATATTTCAACAGGTGAGTCGACAGCGACAGTTATTGAAGGCGATATTAAAGCATTATTTCAGCAACTGCAATCCTACGCGATTCGTGAATTAATTGTCGGAGAGGCTTTGAATTTAGAGGCTGCTGAAATGGCGCAAACTTTGAATATTGTGCTATCCGTTGAGCATGAGGAAATGCAACAGGCAGAGCAATTTACCGCAGGTTTACCGCAAAATGTGAAGCCTATTGCCAGCAAGCTTTTACGCTATATTGAACGCACACAAATGCGTTCGCTTACACATATTCAATCATTCCAATTTACTGAAATGAATCATTATTTATCGATTGATGCGAATTCAAAGCGTAATTTAGAGCTTATGCAATCAATCCGTGGGGGCGACCAAAAGGGTACACTTTTATGGTTGCTTGATGAAACTGTCACTGCGATGGGGGGGCGGAAATTAAAGCAATGGCTGCATCAGCCCCTTGTTCAGCGGGCTAAAATTGAGAAGCGTTTAACAATTGTAGAGCATTTATTAGAAGATTTTTTCATCCGTGAGGAGCTGCGTGAGCGTTTAAAGCTAGTGTATGATTTAGAGCGTTTAGCGGGGCGCGTCGCATTTGGTAATGTTGGTGGACGAGATTTAGCACAGCTACGTGAATCATTGCGCCAAGTACCCGCCATTCGTGAGCAGCTATTGGTAAGTACAAAGGAGCCGTTACGTCAGCTAGGTGAAGCGCTTGATTTATGCGAGGAAGTGGAGCAGTTACTAGGAGAAGCGATTACTGACCATCCACCGATTGCCATTAAAGAGGGGGATGTTATTCGGGATGGCTACAATGAAAAGTTAGATGAGTTGCGCTATGCTTCACGCAATGGCAAGGATTGGATTGCTCAGCTTGAGCAAAAGGAACGTGAGCTAACAGGGATTAAAAACTTAAAAATCGGCTATAACCGCATTTTTGGCTATTATATTGAAATTACGAAATCGAATTACAGCAATGTTGATTTAACGCGCTATGAGCGCAAGCAAACATTAGCGAATGCAGAACGTTATATTACGCAGGAGCTGAAAGAAAAAGAGGCTTTGATTTTAAATGCTGAAGAGCAAAGCTTAGCGCTCGAATATGATTTATTCGTTGCATTGCGCGACGAATTAAAGGCATATATTCCACGTGTACAAGCACTGGCGGCTGAAATAAGTGAATTAGATGTATTTATCAGCTTCGCCCTTATTTCTGAAAAATACCATTTTACTCGTCCGACATTCCATGACGGGCGCGCATTGACAATTAAAGAGGGACGTCATCCGGTTGTTGAAAAAATGTTGAATAAGCAATTATACGTGCCGAATGATTGTGTATTGCCAGATGCACGAAATATGATGCTTATTACAGGGCCGAATATGTCTGGTAAAAGTACGTATATGAGGCAAGTTGCCATAACCGTTATTTTGGCGCAAATGGGCTGTTACGTACCAGCAAAAGAGGCATATTTACCGATTACTGACCAAATTTTCACGCGTATCGGTGCAGCGGATGATTTAGCAGCAGGACAATCGACCTTTATGGTAGAAATGCTAGAATCTCAATATGCCATTACCCATGCAACAAAAAATAGCTTGCTATTATTTGATGAGATAGGGCGTGGGACATCAACATATGATGGTATGAGCTTAGCACAGGCAATGATGGAATATATTCATCGGGAAATCGGCGCAAATACACTATTCTCGACACATTATCATGAATTAACAGAGCTCGAGCGTGACTTAGAGCGTCTACAAAATGTCCATGTAAGTGCGACGGAGCGCGATGGTAAAGTGGTCTTTTTGCATAAAGTTAAAGAAGGAGCGGCAGATAAAAGTTATGGTGTGCATGTCGCAGAATTAGCAGAAATGCCTAAGCCTATTATTGAACGCGCAAGAGTGCTACTAACACAATTTGAGGCACAGGAAATAAACGCGGTGAAGGAGGAAGCTGCTACGCCACCAGTAGTAGCAGAGCAGTTATCGCTTTTCATAGAGCAGCAGGAAGAACAGGAAGTGCTAGAAACGTTAGCTAAAGTAAATATAATGGGGACAACCCCGCTACAAGCAATGACATTACTGCATGAATTACAACAAAAATTATTGAATAAGTAGAGGTGAGCGCGAATGGGGAAAATCCATATTATGGATGAATGGCTGTCCAATAAAATTGCGGCGGGGGAAGTAGTGGAGCGTCCTGCATCTGTTGTCAAAGAGCTTGTAGAAAATGCGATTGATGCGGGTGCAACAACGATTGAAGTGTTTTTAGAGGAGGCTGGATTAACGTCAATCCAAGTCGTCGATAATGGCAGTGGGATGAATGAGGAGGACGCGTTGAAATCCTTCCAGCGACATGCTACCTCAAAAATCGAAAAGGAGCAGGATTTATTCCGCATTCGCACACTTGGTTTCCGTGGTGAGGCATTGGCCTCTATTTCATCTGTTTGCAAAATGACGATGAACACATCTGACGGTCAGAACGGGGCACAATTATATATTGAAGGTGGACATATTAAAAGTCAGCAGCCTGCGGCATTACGACAAGGAACTGATATTACAGTAGCGCAATTATTTTACAATACACCAGCACGATTAAAATATTTAAAAACTGTGCAAACGGAGCTTGGTCATTCGCTTGATTTGTTAAATCGCTTGGCCTTAGGTAATCCACATATCGCCTTTAAGCTTGTGCATAATGGACAAGTACAGCTACAAACAAATGGACGAGGGCATGTTCAACAGGTGTTAGCGGCAATTTACGGGGCGCATAATGCGAAGAAAATGTTTGCGTTCAAAGGAGAAACAAATGATTATAAAATTTATGGCTTTGCTACATTGCCAGAGCTGACACGAGCTTCGAAAAACTATATTTCAGTATTTGTTAACGGGCGCTGGGTTAAGCATTATTTAGTACAGAAGGCAGTCGTTGATGCATTTCACACGTATTTACCTATCGAACGCTACCCGATTGCAGTATTATTCATTGAAGGTGATCCGCAGCTAACAGATGTCAATGTTCACCCAGCAAAGCATCAAATTCGTTTAAGTAAGGAAGCTGAGCTTTTACAATTAGTGGAGCAAACAATCCGTGAAGCAGTGCGTGAGGTTGTTCGTGTCCCATTGGCAACAAAGCCGAAAAAACTTGAAAAATTACCTAGTGAGCAGTTGAATATGTGGAAGCCAGCTCCGTCATTTAATGAGGAAAAGATGGCGGCAATAGTAGGTCAATTAAATGACAATAGATTGGAGCAGGCTCCATTAAAAGGCGAACCTATTCAATTGAAGGAAAGTCAGGAGCCCTTAACAATAGAGCCAGTTATAGAGGAGCATATAACAGAGTTAACGATTGAAGAGCCTGTAGTGGAACTGCAGCTACCTAAAGAGGAAAAGACACCGTTTCCGCAGCTTGATGTTATCGGGCAAATCCATGGCACATATATTGTTGCACAAATGGAGGACGGCTTTTATTTAATTGACCAGCATGCTGCTCAAGAGCGAATAAAATATGAATATTATCGAGAGAAAGTAGGCGAGGTCAATGCTAATGAGCGTCAAGCACTACTTCTACCATTAACCTTTCATTATTCAGCGGATGAGGCGCTACGTTTAATGGAGCATCAGCAAGGCTTACAGGAAATCGGTATTTATTTAGAGCCGTTTGGGCAAAATTCCTTCGTAGTGCGTGAGCATCCGACTTGGTTCCCTCAAGGCTTTGAGCAAGAAATTATCGAGGAATTAATCGAGCAAGTGCTTACGACACGTAAGGCAGATATTAAAAAATTGCGTGAGGAAGCAGCCATTATGATGAGCTGCAAAAAGTCGATTAAAGCAAACTATTATTTAACAAATGAACAGATGGCCCAGCTGTTGCATGATTTAAGAGAGGCGGAAAATCCATTTACATGCCCACATGGACGTCCTGTCTTAATTCACTTTTCAACATATGAGCTAGAAAAAATGTTCAAGCGTGTAATGTAATAATCAACAAGGGGGAATTTTATGGAACAGCAACAGCGATTTTTAACGATGCGAGATGGGCAACAAATTTTCGTTCGTACATTTGAGCCAGAGCATGTCATTGGACATGTCCATATTTTACATGGGATGGGTGAACATTCAGGACGCTATGAGGAGTTTGCCAAGATGCTTTGTGCAGAAGGTTATTATGTGTCAATGCATGACCACAGGGGGCATGGACACACGGCACAAGGTACTTACGGGCATTTTGCGGATGAACGTGGCTTTCACCATGTTGTTGTAGATGTACTAGAGGTGCTACTAATCTTACGCAAAACAGTTACAGCGCCACTTACGCTGTTTGGACATAGCATGGGCTCGTTTATTGCACGCCGTTTTATTCAGCTATATAGCGACCAAATTACGGCTTGTATTATTTGTGGAACAGGTGTTACATCAGCAACACATTTAGCAGGCAATCAGCTTGCTAACACGCTAGCGAAGGCACAAGGAAAGCAAATAGCTAGTCCTTTAATGAATAGCCTTAGCTTTGGTAGCTTTAATAAAGCATTTTCGGATACGACAACGGAGTTCGACTGGCTTTCTCGTGACATAGACGAAGTGCAAAAATATATCGAGGATGAAATGTGTGGCTTTATCCCATCACATCAATTTTATGCTGATTTAACAGAAGGTCTATTACTTATTCATCGCAAAGATGAGATGGCACGCACACGTACAGATTTACCTGTGCTATTTATTAGCGGCAGCCATGACCCAGTTGGTAATTTCGGTAAAGGTGTATTCAAAGTTGCTAAAAGAATGGTAGAGGTTGGAATGGAAAATGTAACGGTGCACCTATTCGAAGAAATGCGTCATGAAATTTTAAATGAAAAAAATAAACAGCATGTACACGATGTTGTTTTACGGTGGTTAAAAAATGTTGAAAACAAACTATGATGTTGTCGCAATTATTGGTCCGACAGCATCGGGCAAGACAGCATTAAGTATTCGATTAGCTAAGTTAATAGATGGAGAAATTATTAATGGTGACTCCATGCAAGTTTATAAAGGGCTAGATATAGGAACAGCTAAAATTACAGCGGCTGAAATGGAGGGAATCCCCCATCATTTACTCGATATAAAGGAGCCGACAGATAGTTTTTCAGTTGCGGAATATCAGCAGCTCGTGCGCGCTAAAATTGCAGAAATTGCAACGCGCGGCAAAGTGCCAATTATTGTAGGTGGGACAGGCTTATATGTGCAATCTGTGCTCTATGATTTTCAATTTATAAAAGAGGAAGTAAATGAAGAGGCTCGCTCCTCCTACTACAAGGAACTAGAAAAAAACGGCCCTGATGCGATGCATGCCAAGCTAGCAGCCTTAGATGCAGAAACAGCCAGTATGATTCATCCGAACAATACAAGAAGGGTCATTAGGGCATTAGAAATGCTAGAGCTAAGTGGTACATCAAAGGCGGCTGAGGAGCATAACAGGGGGCATATCCCATTATACAATCATTTAATTATCGGTTTAGATATGGAGCGCGAAAAATTGTATGAGCGCATTAATTTGCGCGTCGATTTGATGATTCAACAAGGCTTAGAGCAAGAGGTCAGAGGTTTATATGACGCGGGTATTCGTGACGTGCAGGCGATGAAAGCAATCGGTTACAAGGAGCTATGTGCTTATTTTGACGGGCTCCTTTCATATGAGGACGCAGTGCAGCAAATTAAACAAAACTCGCGCCGTTATGCTAAACGTCAGCTCACGTATTTCCGCAATAAGATGGAAGTGCATTGGATTAGTACGGACTGGGAGCAAGTCAAAGCATATTTTACTGAAGGTTTTTGAAAAAATAGAAGGGAATTTAGAAGATATACCGAATACTTATTAATGGTTATAAAATAACTTGGTATTGGTCAATGCTATGTTAAGATAAAAGCAAATACCATATAAATGACAAGGGCGGGTGCTTACGTGAAACCAATTAATTTGCAAGATACGTTTTTAAACCAACTACGCAAAAATAATATATTTGTAACGGTCTTTTTATTAAACGGCTTTCAACTCAAAGGTTTAATAAAATCATATGATAATTTTACCGTATTGTTAGAAGTAGAAGGTAAGCAGCATTTGATTTATAAACATGCGATTTCCACATTTGCTCCAGCAAGTACTGTAGATATTACGAAAGAAGATGCATAATTCGATATTAATCATATATAATAGCGAATGAATGGATAAATCGGAGGTTTACTGCAATGAAAACAATGACAACAGAAGAACTAATTAATTTACTAGATGCAAACGAAGACTTACACATCCTTGATGTACGTGAAGACTTTGAAGTGGCAGAAGGAGTAATCCCCGGTGCGGTGCATATTCCACTTGGGGAAATCCCAAACAGCCTAGAGCAGCTTGACCAATCAGTACAATACATCGTTGTATGTAAAGGCGGTGTGCGCAGTGCAAATGCCTGTGAATACTTAGCAGAGCAGGGCTACGACGTAACAAATCTAGAGGGCGGCATGCTAGCCTATGATGGAGAATTAGAATTTAACTAAGTAGAGGCGTCCAAAAGGCCGTGCAGTTGCCGGCTTTTTGGACGCTTTTGGTGTTATTTTGGTAAAATGTTTGCCGATTAAAATAGAGAAGGCTTTCTTTGAAAAGGAGGAGGCTGTCTGAAAAGTATATTTTGCTTTGACGACGCATTGAAATAAAAGTTTTCATCTCTTCTCTTTTACTGAAGGGTAACACTGCTAAAGCCAGTGTTCGTCACACTTTCAAAAGAAACTTTCTCTATTTATATGAGTCAACACTTTTGTGAAATGTTGTCGCTACTGTCCAAAATGCCGGCTATGCACGGCTTTTTGGACAAACCCTTCCTAAGTAGAAGAGAAGATACGAAACTCTTACTCTGCGTTGCCAAAACAAAATGGTTTTATCCCGTATTAACAGGCTGTAAGACCCCCACTTCAAAACAACAGATAAAATCAAGATGTTTAAGTGGGGGATCCAACAGCCTGTAAAAACCCGATTGGTGAAACTACCAATCAGTGGGGGATGAAGAAAACCCCCACTG harbors:
- a CDS encoding RicAFT regulatory complex protein RicA family protein; protein product: MTTYYTKDEIVAKAKEIANMIANTEEVEFFKKAEAQINENQFVREKIASLKTLQKQAVNFQHLGKEKALNMIEGKIEAIEQEIDEIPVVQQFKQSQMDVNDLLQLVSNAIANEVTNEIIASTGGDLLRGETGSKVENSVPGSCS
- a CDS encoding EAL domain-containing protein, with product MYINNNNTVDRGQLYFGLCQVAKQFESGLVILDAQQQHRIIFANNIFVSMTEYSHDELIGSTLTILKGPLTDANSEALILESLQLGLSLKLSIFHYRKDQTAFWNELSILPIRDNESVVQFYIVATRDITDSINVEALIAVEREAYSELEQGANIAEVFEHLCRHISTTLQKKSYTCIFLIEDNRLNLVATNTLPKKIRKIFNSVDQMNLDYSHFLQNIMTERYVIQDLTKQSGDWVNILRQNGVEAIWHQAIKTPEGELAGIFSLSFIEPIKFPRPNELKFLDRVAPIVTLALKYFNQKKEILQLAYYDEKTGLPNFTLFQNELNQFYHEDYNGVICIIEPGEYQRVVDLYGRQGGDALLLQLAQRAMLIPAFENALIARYTNSSVILASKYAIDDELDKLLQEIIVEPFTIEGKSVYITLKIGTSNYGKTILSTEAVKHADTALSVALKSAGTTMKVYDESRVQTLQLEMDVLSSFSYALKNQEFMPVLQPKINIQTGQIEGFEALARWFSESLGFVSPAIFIPVAENTGNIHKVDRLILRRILAWQKARQDAGKKMYQIAVNISPSHFYDPYFVENMKQLITEYGVEPRYIKFEITESVELENMMRAKKIINELKSFGIAMSIDDFGVGYSSLGYLKELPFDEIKIDKSFIDHLSDERMNAVVRTIIQLSANLYMKSVAEGIETEEQHLELQKIGCQVGQGYYYYKPMTLAEVEQLLDSQEN
- the aspA gene encoding aspartate ammonia-lyase translates to MEQQMRVEKDFLGERELPRDAYYGIQTLRATENFPITGLSLHTSLIRAMGIVKKAAALGNMEVELLPKELGVAIVVAADEVIEGKWDKQFIVDPIQGGAGTSINMNANEVIANRALEILGKEKGDYATISPNSHVNMSQSTNDAFPTAIHIAILSLIEELLATMQHMQNTFEMKAEQFAHVIKMGRTHLQDAVPIRLGQEFEAYSRVISRDIKRIAATREHLYEVNMGATAVGTGLNAVPNYILAVDRHLAELSSFPLTGATHLVDATQNTDAYTEVSSALKICMVNMSKISNDLRLMASGPRAGLGEIFLPARQPGSSIMPGKVNPVMPEVLNQVAFQVIGNDHTISMASEAGQLELNVMEPVLVFNLIQSLSIMNNVFEAFTEHCLKDIKANEERMKEYVEKSVGILTAVNPHIGYETAARLANEAILTGRSIRELCIEAGVLTAEQLDLILDPYEMTHPGIAGSSILKHR
- the cotE gene encoding outer spore coat protein CotE, with the translated sequence MKRLRQIVTKAVVAKGKKRTESVETLCPPNVPTSILGCWVINHHYQAKKNGNFVEVSGKFDINVWYAYNQHSKTAVYTETITYRDRIKLHYRDEKVQDTNDVHTHVLQQPNCVEAIIVSGDKFQVTIEREFLVELIGETTVCIHVHPLEFEDEWEIAESSSSSSSSSSSSSLLGSSSSSHIRHIKESSSFQ